TTTTGGAAAAGTAGGACTTGTGATAAATGGGAACGCAGCTCTGCCGTCAGATCCCAGTGCCCCTACCTTTTAATAGCCGAATAACCCTGCGCAAATAGACTTCTACAAGGCTGGgttgcttcatctgtaaagtaaggGTAGTACCTGCTAGCATTGTTGTAAAgattataatgaaataatatctgTAAAATGTTGTTGTGTCCAGTTTGGGGGTAAGTGCGCAATACGTTGTGTTTTTGTTTCGTCCTTTGGGTCTACCCATAGGGTTTTAAAAAGTACGGTTAGGAATTGGGACTTTTTTAGGTTTTCCTGAGAAAAATGAGGCCAAAAATGGTTGGATTTGTGAGGCGCCCTTTTGAGATATTCAATATTTGAGTCTGTGATTTCAGGGACTATCCATGGACACCCAGAAGGACGTTCAACCCCCAAAGCAACAGCCGATGATATATATCTGCGGAGGTAAGAGTAGAACTTACGTAAAGTAGGAGTGTTTTACTTCTgcgttttgaaataattacatttaacTTTGTCTTAAATGAGTCTCTCATCTTTAAAGTTACAAAGCAGAATACAAGCAActgtagaaaaaacaaaaacaaaaagcaaactctcattaagaattcattttctggggcacctgggtggctcagtccttaagcgtctgcctttggcctgggtcgtgatcccagtatcctgggattgagcccctcatcgggctcccagctcagcaggaagcctgcttctccctctcccactctccctgcttgtgttccctctgtcgctgtctctctctctgtcaaataaataaaatctttaaaaaaagagagaaaaatgtgctGTTCataactcttttctttcctccttagtatattgttaaaaaataaaagatcaactGAGTACGTTTTAAAGGTGTAATAGGCTTTATTAATGGATTTATGAATCAGGCAGTATCCTGTCTAGCAAGTAGATGGGAGCTCCAAAGGGTACAGAAAAGGAAGGTTTTTTAAAGGTAGAGaggaatggaaaaaaaggaaattattaggaAGAATCCATTGTTTTAGGTAAGGTcgcctttctctttcttttttttttttttaggctaaTATATTAAGTCGCCTAAGAGGAACCAAAAAGCAGTAGATTTCCTAATGCTGACAGGGAAGTTCCCATGTTGATTGATCAGAGGTTACATTTCTGCAtggttgaaactgcagttaggttaaGTGTTAAATCTTGGTTTACTGGGTTTACTGACTTGGAGTCTTTAACCTAAGTAAGGCCgtttggggcctgtggttttcttttcagcATGGTCATAGCACCATACTCTTTGAAATTGAGTACATTTTATTGCTTTGGGTGAAAAACCCAGTTAAGGTAATTTGCTTGTCTGTCCTATTTTCCCTTTAGACATTGAATatacatgctttcttttttagaatgtcacacagaaaatgaaataaaatccagGGATCCAATCAGATGCAGAGAATGTGGATACAGAATAATGTACAAGAAAAGGACTAAAAGATGTATCCTTTTAACTTGGTAAATATGAAGTAAGTGGAAGTGAAGAATAATGCTTGGGTTGTTAGTCAAAGATTGatttctggtaaaaaaaaaaaacataataactTTTAGACTGCTTACCAAAAAAGGGgcttattttcataataaaaatccaGTGTAGAGACATATACTAAATATCTAAATACTAGTTGATTTTAGTTCTCATAAGTCAATTTTTCAAGATCGGtatttaacttattttacttatacTCCTTCTTGAGTTTGAGTTTATGGACAAACTAAATTATACaaggagaaatacaaatactgtgTATGAATGCTTCCTAATGGAAAAAGTGAGGCTTATAAATTAGCCAAAAGACCGAAAGTACACTGTTAAGTGGTAACTAATAATGcaattacaatattttttaaaccagtatGTTATCTTGCTAACATTGCTTTAGTGTTTTTTGGTGCATTAGTCTTTTGTATCATGGAAAGGGAACtaataaaaattgaaatcttttttttttctttagttcattTCCAATTGTCATAGTAAATACTGAGTTccattcttttgttcattttagatTAAGTAGTTTATTGCAAAGAGAAAGTGACTTGGAAGTGTTAAATCttgcatgtaatttttaaatatgtttttgtcCTTAACTCATTTTAATACAGTGGTGGTTTTTGATGCTCGATGAACCATGGAATTCAGAGGATTATCTTCGTTTGTACTTGGATTTGCTGTTAATGTTGTATAGCTTTTGATTAGTGTATATATCTTTATGAATacaaataacatttcattttaaaatccatCTTGTATTTAGATCGCTATTAATAGTTTctataaagaaaagttttttctTCAATTACATgatttataatttacttttattgaatATGTAATCTGACACAGAGTGAAAGTTTAAAGTGCTTCCCTAAACCACACTTTTATTTAAGGCCTAGAATCTTTTGGGGTCCTTGTTAAAGATGAAGTTTTCTAGGGCCCTGTGAAGGTCTGATTAAGTAAGTTCCTTGGAAACCACAGTTGTACATCCCCAACTTTGTTTACCCTCcagcattattttatattgagTATACCAGTGTACTTAGCATGCATGCATCATTTTGAGTTagacttttcatttttacttgaTGTAGGCCTtctgtatttgtatataacacttgtttatattttaaatcttgggtgagagaaaagaaactttaaTGGTTGCATCTGTAAGGCAAAACAACCCTGTGTAAAGTGGATGAAGCAGGTTATTAAGGCAGGTGTAGTTTCTGAGGTATAATCATTAAGGTAAAAAATTCTGCTTTCAGGatataaaaaaaacaataggGACTGGTTTACACTGACCtatgaataaatgtttaaaaacttttgCCTTGATCTTAGGGATATGGATACCTGGGATACTCCCATCTGTTCCAGGATTCCATCATTATGGGATGTCATCTGACGTTCATTTTGAAGATTAGCTATATTCCATCTTCACTAATAGCTATGTGTGTCTCTGACATTCAAAAAATTAActctgccattttaaaaaaaacctgtatttCTATTACCATCCTTGAATACAAGTTCTATAAATTTTTTATGTGCTATACAAAGTACCACCATGCTCAGATTTTTAAAGAGTGCTTCCTAGGTCCAGGTTTTCTTTTAGCCATACCTTCCATAATTTTGTAATTCTGCTATGTTCCTTCTTAACCTTGTCTTTTTCAGATAAAAGAGTCCAATAAATATCTCATGACAGTCCCCTAAACAAACCCTAACACTTCCGATATGTTGCTCTTAGCTCTTTTGATTTTCTCACAGGTCTTTTACGTATTATTGGTTTaattgaatattatttatttatttttttaagattttatttatttatttgacagagagagacagccagtgagagagggaacacaggcagggggagtgggagaggaagaagcaggctcccagtggaggagcctgatgcggagctccatcccagtaccctgggatcacgccctgagccaaaggcagacacttaatgactgagccacccaggcgcccctaattgaaTATTATTATTTGGTTAACTAGACAGTGGTTTAATGGAAAAAGTATTACCATTGGAACTCAAGACCAACATTTCAACTGGTCACCTCTTTGTGTCCctttcatctataaaaatggaagTCATTTTCCCTCTTGCCTACCTGgacagtttaagaaaaaaaaggtaaaatagatataaacttgctttaaaagattgttttggggtacctgggtggcatagtcagttaagcttccgactcagtttcagctcaggtcttgatctcagggtcgtgggatcaagcctcatgtcaggctctgcactgagcacagagactttttccctctccctctgcccctcacatcAGCACacactctcaaaaataaaaataaatcttaaaaaaaaactttcaaatagtgttctataaatataaatatcagtAAATCTAAGCTTAAAGTTAACACATAACTTGTCCCCTACTTAAACTGCTTACCAATGACTATGAACATGCATGTCCGTGAGAAGAGCATGGAAACATCCAAATCCAGCCCTGCTGCTCAGTGAGTAGccaattcatttcttttaacttcAGCTTCATTGTCAAAGTGGAGGAATATATCATGGTCAATACGGTGCTTTGAGGCTCTGAAGTTATCTTCAGAGATTCAAGttgtgaaaaatgtaaaaatagtagATGAAATCAGAAATGGCCAGTCTTAGGGcttcttggtggctcagtcagttaagcgttggactcttgattttggctcaggtcatgaacccaggttcatgaccttgagatgagggttctttctccttctgcacaCCTCCACCCTCTActgtatctgtctgtctctccaaaaaaacaaacaaacaaacaaaaaaaaaaacaaaaaaaaccagtctTAAAGGAGACTAAATTATATAAGGTGAGAAAGTGTAAACTGAGAAGATGTAAAAACAAGTTGCCTCctcacatatataaatacatggaCGTCTCCACCCCTCCTAGAAAATTAGTCAAGAGGGAGTGGTTAT
This genomic window from Ursus arctos isolate Adak ecotype North America unplaced genomic scaffold, UrsArc2.0 scaffold_6, whole genome shotgun sequence contains:
- the POLR2K gene encoding DNA-directed RNA polymerases I, II, and III subunit RPABC4, whose product is MDTQKDVQPPKQQPMIYICGECHTENEIKSRDPIRCRECGYRIMYKKRTKRLVVFDAR